The Candidatus Eisenbacteria bacterium DNA segment TCGACACGGTCGAGCATGCGAAAGACGGCCTTCATCTCGTCGTAGCGGGCCCGGGCCGCCGGCGAGGCGTCGAGGCGGCGCTTGAGCTCCGCGCTCTGCTCGGCCGTCGCGATGCCGTCCAGCTCGTCCTGGATCCTCCGATCGAGATCGTCGTGCGTCATGCGAGCGTGACCCCCTGTCGCTGCAGTACCTGTCCGAGGAGCTTCCGGGCGGTGTGAAGGCGCGATTTGACCGTCTTTTCCGGGACTTCGAGGATCCGGGACATCTCGTGGTGCGAGAGGTGGATGAAGTGCCGGAGGATGATGACCCCGCGGTGGTCCGCCGGGAGCTCGAGGAGCGCGGCCCCGATCATCCGTTCCGTCTGCTTCCGGTCCAGATCATCCTCCTGGCTCGGTCCCGCGGCTTCCGTCCAGCTCGCGTCATGGTCTCCCCGACGGCGCCTCGCCAGATGGTTGAGGCACTCGTTCACGGTGATCCGGTAGATCCAGCTGAAGAACTTGCGACGGGGGTCGTACGTGTGGAGCTTCTCGTACGCCTTCACGAACGCCGCCTGCACGATGTCCTGGGCGTCCTCGTGGTGGCTCACCATCCGGAACGCCACGTTGAAGAGCACCCGCTGGTACCGGTCCACGATCTCGCCGTAGGCCCGGCGATCCCCGGCCAGGCTCCGTGCGACCGCCCCGGCCTCGTCGTCTTCGAACATCAATACAAGCCCCGGCCGGTTGGGTTGGTGAAAAACCTGCCGCGTCCCGGATGCCCGCTCACTCGATCGTCAGGACCTTCTCGAGGCCCGCGAAGCCGAACACGGCCTTCACGTTGGGCCGGAGCTTCACGAGCCGCATGGTCTGGCCCTTGCCGTGGAGGCGCTTGTACACCTCGATCAGCACGCCGAGACCCGCGCTCGAGATGTACTCCAGCTCGGAGAGATCGAACGTCACCGACCGGTCCACCCCGGAGAGCGCCTGGCGCGCCGCGGCCGCTTGCGACGCGTCGAACCTCCCGAGGAGATGGACCGTCCCTCCTTCCATGATCCGAACTTCCAGCATCATCGTTCCACGCCCTTGGTGATGGTGGTGACGCTCACGCCGTCCTTGTGCTCGTACGACACGCGATCGGACAGCTTCTTGACCAGGTGGATGCCCATTCCTCCGGCGCGCCGCTCGTGCGCGGGACCCGTCAGGTCCGGTTCCGGGATCTTCGTGATGTCGAACGGCTCCACCTGGAATTCCACGAACGATAGGACGATCCGGTCGCCGTCGAGACCCAGCCGGACCTCCACCGAATCGTCTCCGCCCTTGCGATACTTCAGGACGTTCGTGAACAGCTCTTCCAGGATCAGCTCCAACGCGAACGCGTTCGAAGTCGGCACGCCTCGGGCGGCGAGGAATTCGGAGACGAAGGCGAACATGTCCTGGAGCGAGGCGATGTCTCTGCGGTATCGCCGCTCGGTCCGGAGCGTCTCCGGCGTTCCCCCGGGGGAGCCCGGCTCGGAATGCCCCTCCCGCGTGCGGGTGGTGAAACCCGGCTCCTTTTGCCCTACCCTCTTCGGCACCTTCTCCCATCCGTTCTGCATTGCATGGATTCGTCCGCTTTCGCCACGAGCGAAGGCGCGGAGGACTGGTCGTGGAGCTCGCCCTCGAGGGCACCGTCAACGAGCGGCACGTGCGCATCCTGCTCGACAAGGAGCAGTGCCGCATCGGGCGCTCGCGCGAAG contains these protein-coding regions:
- a CDS encoding sigma-70 family RNA polymerase sigma factor, producing MFEDDEAGAVARSLAGDRRAYGEIVDRYQRVLFNVAFRMVSHHEDAQDIVQAAFVKAYEKLHTYDPRRKFFSWIYRITVNECLNHLARRRRGDHDASWTEAAGPSQEDDLDRKQTERMIGAALLELPADHRGVIILRHFIHLSHHEMSRILEVPEKTVKSRLHTARKLLGQVLQRQGVTLA
- a CDS encoding STAS domain-containing protein codes for the protein MMLEVRIMEGGTVHLLGRFDASQAAAARQALSGVDRSVTFDLSELEYISSAGLGVLIEVYKRLHGKGQTMRLVKLRPNVKAVFGFAGLEKVLTIE
- a CDS encoding ATP-binding protein yields the protein MPKRVGQKEPGFTTRTREGHSEPGSPGGTPETLRTERRYRRDIASLQDMFAFVSEFLAARGVPTSNAFALELILEELFTNVLKYRKGGDDSVEVRLGLDGDRIVLSFVEFQVEPFDITKIPEPDLTGPAHERRAGGMGIHLVKKLSDRVSYEHKDGVSVTTITKGVER